From Halorubrum salinarum, the proteins below share one genomic window:
- a CDS encoding DUF2073 domain-containing protein: protein MAGPKANVDAADDPDDGDDGVRIDMISGARMEGLTGMEKIRLILDGVRDGNIVILEEGLSPDEESKLIEVTMTEISPDDFTGIEIETYPKAEAGDQSFLDKLMGRESTQKLTVIGPANRIETLHKDENLISTLVSRK, encoded by the coding sequence ATGGCCGGTCCGAAAGCCAACGTCGACGCCGCGGACGACCCGGACGACGGCGACGACGGCGTCCGGATCGACATGATAAGCGGCGCGCGGATGGAGGGGCTCACCGGGATGGAGAAGATCCGGCTCATCCTCGACGGCGTCCGCGACGGCAACATCGTCATCCTCGAGGAGGGGCTCTCCCCGGACGAGGAGTCGAAGCTCATCGAGGTGACGATGACCGAGATCAGCCCCGACGACTTCACCGGCATCGAGATAGAGACGTACCCGAAGGCCGAGGCGGGCGACCAGAGCTTCCTCGACAAGCTGATGGGCCGCGAGTCGACCCAGAAGCTCACCGTCATCGGCCCGGCGAACCGCATCGAGACCCTCCACAAAGACGAGAACCTCATCAGCACGCTCGTCTCCCGCAAGTAG
- a CDS encoding aspartate kinase: MRVVAKFGGTSLGSGDRIERAADSVASAVAAGHEIAVVASAMGSTTDDLLDDITFETDDADRAEIVSMGERTSVRMLKAALSVRDVDAVFLEPGHPDWPVITDELGEVDVAETKKRARKVAAEMDGVVPIITGFLAEDHDGNVTTLGRGGSDTTAVMLGNYMDADEVVIVTDVEGVMTGDPRVVEGARNVGQITVDELRNLSFRGAEVVAPSALSYKDEDLAVRVVHYQHGDLLRGGTRIEGEFESLIDMREEPLACLTIAGRAIRNRPGILSELANALRAEEINIDAVASGMDSVTFYVDVEVAETAEALLHEAVVTDEALSSVTVADPIAVIRVTGGELPNQSGVIQDIIAPIADAGINIIDLITSATSVAVFVDWDDREEALEIVQQRFD; encoded by the coding sequence ATGCGCGTAGTCGCGAAGTTCGGCGGCACGAGCCTCGGGAGCGGCGACCGGATCGAACGCGCGGCCGACTCGGTCGCGAGCGCGGTCGCCGCCGGCCACGAGATCGCGGTCGTCGCGAGCGCGATGGGGTCGACCACCGACGACCTCCTCGACGACATCACCTTCGAGACGGACGACGCCGACCGCGCCGAGATCGTCTCGATGGGCGAGCGCACCAGCGTCCGGATGCTGAAGGCGGCGCTGTCGGTCCGCGACGTCGACGCCGTCTTCCTCGAACCCGGCCATCCTGACTGGCCGGTCATCACGGACGAGCTCGGCGAGGTCGACGTGGCGGAGACGAAGAAGCGCGCGCGGAAGGTCGCCGCCGAGATGGACGGCGTCGTCCCGATCATCACCGGGTTCCTCGCCGAGGACCACGACGGCAACGTCACCACGCTCGGGCGCGGCGGGTCGGACACGACCGCGGTGATGCTCGGCAACTACATGGACGCCGACGAGGTCGTGATCGTCACCGACGTGGAGGGCGTGATGACGGGCGACCCGCGCGTCGTCGAGGGCGCGCGCAACGTCGGGCAGATCACCGTCGACGAGCTTCGAAACCTCTCGTTCCGCGGGGCCGAGGTCGTCGCGCCATCCGCGCTCTCGTACAAGGACGAGGACCTCGCCGTCCGGGTCGTCCACTACCAGCACGGCGACCTCCTCCGCGGGGGCACCCGGATCGAGGGCGAGTTCGAGAGCCTGATCGACATGCGCGAGGAGCCGCTGGCGTGTCTCACCATCGCCGGCCGGGCGATCCGCAACCGACCCGGGATCCTCTCGGAGCTGGCGAACGCGCTCCGCGCCGAGGAGATCAACATCGACGCGGTCGCCTCCGGCATGGACTCGGTCACCTTCTACGTCGACGTCGAGGTCGCTGAGACCGCCGAGGCGCTGCTCCACGAGGCGGTCGTCACCGACGAGGCGCTCTCCTCGGTCACCGTCGCCGACCCCATCGCCGTGATCCGCGTCACGGGCGGCGAGCTCCCGAACCAGTCCGGCGTCATCCAGGACATCATCGCGCCCATCGCGGACGCCGGGATCAACATCATCGACCTGATCACCAGCGCCACCTCCGTCGCGGTGTTCGTCGACTGGGACGACCGCGAGGAGGCGCTCGAAATCGTCCAACAGCGGTTCGACTGA
- a CDS encoding OapC/ArvC family zinc-ribbon domain-containing protein, whose protein sequence is MPHQCTSCGRTFPDGSKEMLSGCPDCGGNKFQFKPAGAASDAGADEGGRASESAPDPSDRTAPSPDDSPAATPDEPAADRRPTEPADAAPSDASASADAPGESDGTEQIADRSDEDTAQASARSEVVSPDELDRASRDVEPAETPAAEEPQPGIDALRDELNDQFESIRIVSPGQYELNLMELYDRQEYIISLQEDGRYVIEMPDAWGIQDE, encoded by the coding sequence ATGCCCCATCAGTGTACCTCCTGCGGGCGGACGTTCCCCGACGGTTCCAAGGAGATGCTGTCGGGCTGTCCCGACTGCGGCGGGAACAAGTTCCAGTTCAAGCCCGCCGGAGCCGCGTCCGACGCCGGCGCCGACGAGGGCGGCCGGGCGTCCGAGTCCGCGCCCGACCCGTCCGACCGGACGGCCCCGAGCCCGGACGACTCGCCAGCGGCGACGCCCGACGAGCCCGCGGCCGACCGCCGCCCGACCGAGCCCGCGGACGCGGCGCCGAGCGACGCCTCCGCGAGCGCCGACGCCCCGGGCGAGTCCGACGGCACCGAACAGATCGCGGACCGGAGCGACGAGGACACCGCGCAGGCGAGCGCCCGCTCGGAGGTGGTGTCGCCGGACGAACTCGACCGCGCGAGCCGCGACGTCGAGCCCGCGGAGACACCGGCGGCGGAGGAGCCCCAGCCCGGTATCGACGCGCTCCGCGACGAACTGAACGACCAGTTCGAGAGCATCCGCATCGTCAGCCCCGGACAGTACGAGCTCAACCTGATGGAGCTGTACGACAGACAGGAGTACATCATCTCCCTCCAGGAGGACGGCCGGTACGTCATCGAGATGCCCGACGCGTGGGGCATCCAGGACGAGTAG